Proteins from a single region of Parambassis ranga unplaced genomic scaffold, fParRan2.1 scaffold_27_arrow_ctg1, whole genome shotgun sequence:
- the LOC114430709 gene encoding trace amine-associated receptor 1-like, with protein sequence MLLYAFLALLAVITVCGNLLVIISIIYFKQLHTPTNSLILSLAVADLLVGIVVFPFSMAFSLSLCLYYEGLFYRYYAVCQPLTYRSKINHPVVVVMILMCWGVSVLTGIGIIIAGLNNDNCEDRCLIDVLMANTVGPILSFYLPVIIMLCIYLKIFLVAQRQARMIHNMTKCGAAVSKMERKATKTLAIVLGVFLLCWSPFFLFITFLPLAGDSVVPIPMIETTNWLALSNSMLNPFIYAFFYSWFRSAFRMIISGRIFQGDFTNCKLH encoded by the exons ATGTTGTTATATGCTTTTCTTGCATTGTTAGctgttatcactgtgtgtggaaaTCTGCTTGTTATAATCTCCAttatttacttcaaacagctgcacactcctaCTAACTCTCTCATCCTGTCTCTGGCTGTGGCTGACCTGCTGGTTGGGATCGTTGTCTTTCCTTTCAGCATGGCGTTCTCTCTCAGTTTGTGTCTTTATTACGAGGGTTTATTCT ACAGATACTATGcggtgtgtcagcctctgacTTACAGATCTAAAATCAATCACCCAGTGGTTGTGGTCATGATCCTGATGTGCTGGGGGGTTTCTGTTCTGACTGGGATTGGGATTATAATTGCTGGATTAAACAATGACAACTGTGAGGACAGGTGTTTAATAGACGTCCTCATGGCAAACACTGTTGGACCCATATTATCCTTTTACCTCCCAGTGATCATAATGCTGTGTATCTACCTGAAGATTTTCCTCGTTGCACAGAGACAGGCGCGCATGATCCACAACATGAcaaagtgtggagcagctgtcagtaagatggagaggaaggccacCAAAACTCTGGCTATAGTTCTGGGAGTCTTTCTTTTATGCtggtctcctttctttcttttcatcacTTTTCTGCCTCTCGCTGGTGATTCAGTAGTTCCAATCCCCATGATAGAAACAACAAACTGGCTGGCTCTGTCTAATTCTATGCTGaatccatttatttatgctttcttcTACAGCTGGTTCAGATCAGCGTTCAGAATGATCATTTCTGGGAGAATATTTCAAGGTGATTTTACTAACTGTAAACTGCACTGA